The following coding sequences lie in one Eubacterium ventriosum genomic window:
- a CDS encoding alanine/glycine:cation symporter family protein, with translation MLETIEKINSAVNNFIWGVPAMICIIGVGLYLSIRTNFLQIRKFPYAIKTTIGRMFKKKEASDGSITPFQAVCTALAATVGTGNIAGVAGAIAIGGPGAVFWMWISALLGMCTKFTEVTLAVHFREKNAEGDYVGGPMYYIKNGLGKNWQFLAVLFSAFGVLTVFGTGNATQVNTITTAIDSALLNYNVISKNGVSTLNLIMGIAITVLVGLVLLGGIKRIGKVAEKLVPFMALFYVILAIGVIILNYRHVPTVFASIFEGAFKPSSVTGGVVGSIFICMKKGVSRGIFSNEAGLGTGSIAHACADTRKPVKQGFFGIFEVFADTIVICTLTALVILCSGVNIDFGKAGGAELTIQGFTSTYGNWVSLFTAVAMCCFAFSTIIGWGLYGARCIEFLFSSKVIKPFMVVYSLVAILGATVDLGLIWNIADTFNGLMAIPNLIALFLLSGTVVKLIKEYTEF, from the coding sequence ATGTTAGAAACAATTGAAAAAATCAACTCTGCCGTCAACAACTTTATTTGGGGTGTTCCGGCAATGATTTGTATTATTGGCGTTGGTTTATATTTAAGTATAAGAACTAACTTTTTACAAATCAGAAAATTTCCATATGCCATCAAAACTACAATTGGGCGTATGTTTAAAAAGAAGGAAGCAAGTGATGGTTCCATTACACCATTTCAGGCTGTTTGTACCGCTCTTGCGGCAACTGTAGGTACGGGTAATATTGCAGGTGTTGCAGGTGCTATTGCCATTGGTGGTCCGGGTGCTGTTTTCTGGATGTGGATTTCAGCGCTTCTTGGTATGTGTACTAAGTTTACAGAAGTTACTCTTGCTGTTCATTTTCGTGAAAAAAATGCAGAAGGCGACTATGTTGGTGGTCCTATGTATTACATCAAAAACGGGCTTGGCAAAAATTGGCAGTTCCTTGCTGTTTTGTTTTCAGCTTTTGGTGTTTTAACTGTTTTCGGTACAGGTAATGCCACACAGGTTAACACTATTACTACCGCCATTGATTCTGCTCTTTTAAATTATAATGTTATTTCAAAAAATGGTGTTTCAACACTTAATTTAATTATGGGTATTGCAATTACTGTTCTTGTTGGACTTGTTTTATTAGGTGGTATTAAAAGAATCGGTAAGGTTGCCGAAAAGCTTGTTCCTTTTATGGCTTTGTTTTATGTAATTCTTGCCATCGGCGTAATTATTTTAAATTACAGACATGTTCCTACTGTTTTTGCTTCTATTTTTGAAGGAGCTTTTAAACCTTCATCTGTTACAGGTGGAGTTGTTGGCAGCATCTTTATTTGTATGAAAAAAGGTGTTTCACGAGGTATCTTTTCTAATGAAGCTGGTCTTGGTACAGGTTCAATTGCTCATGCATGTGCCGACACAAGAAAACCTGTAAAGCAGGGATTCTTTGGAATCTTTGAAGTTTTTGCAGATACTATTGTTATTTGTACTTTAACTGCCCTTGTTATTCTTTGCAGTGGCGTTAACATTGATTTCGGTAAAGCCGGCGGAGCAGAACTTACAATTCAGGGATTTACTTCAACTTATGGTAACTGGGTTTCACTCTTCACTGCTGTTGCAATGTGCTGTTTCGCATTTTCAACAATTATCGGTTGGGGATTGTATGGTGCAAGATGTATTGAATTTCTTTTCTCATCTAAGGTCATCAAACCTTTTATGGTTGTTTACTCATTGGTTGCCATTCTTGGTGCAACAGTAGACCTGGGACTTATTTGGAACATAGCTGACACATTTAACGGACTTATGGCAATTCCAAACTTGATTGCCTTGTTCTTATTGTCAGGTACAGTAGTTAAACTTATAAAAGAATATACTGAATTTTAA
- a CDS encoding NAD(P)H-dependent flavin oxidoreductase has protein sequence MNYKPLQIGDLIAERPIVQGGMGVGISLGNLAGAVAKEGGVGIISSAQIGFKEEDFENNPRLANKKAIKKEYEKARRISPNGIIGFNIMVALKDYREHVIEAAKAGADIIVSGAGLPTELPEYLKGFKTKMAPIVSSVKSAKVILKYWDRRHNATADMIIIEGPKAGGHLGFSVEELESELDYDNEIKGIIDVVKEYEKKYNKDIPVVVAGGISDKNKVKHAFDLGAQGVQVATRFVPTKECDADENYKKEYIKAKKEDIVIVKSPVGMPGRAIKNKFMEKVINGEKFTPKKCLGCLARCNPKEIPYCITERLIYAAKGKTDEALLFCGADAYKVNKITTVKKVFKELLEEKEV, from the coding sequence ATGAATTATAAACCTTTACAGATTGGAGATTTAATAGCAGAAAGGCCTATAGTACAAGGTGGAATGGGGGTAGGAATCAGCCTTGGAAATCTTGCAGGAGCCGTGGCAAAAGAAGGTGGAGTGGGAATTATTTCTTCTGCACAAATCGGATTTAAGGAAGAGGATTTTGAAAATAATCCAAGACTTGCCAACAAAAAAGCAATAAAGAAAGAATATGAAAAAGCAAGACGAATTTCACCAAATGGAATTATAGGATTTAATATAATGGTTGCCCTGAAAGATTACAGGGAGCATGTTATTGAAGCTGCAAAAGCAGGGGCAGATATTATAGTGTCAGGGGCAGGTCTTCCAACAGAACTTCCGGAATATCTTAAAGGTTTTAAAACAAAGATGGCTCCAATTGTTTCAAGTGTAAAGTCGGCAAAAGTTATTTTAAAATATTGGGACAGAAGACATAACGCAACAGCAGATATGATTATAATTGAGGGACCAAAAGCCGGAGGGCATTTAGGTTTTTCAGTGGAAGAACTTGAAAGTGAACTTGATTATGACAATGAAATTAAAGGAATAATAGATGTTGTAAAAGAATATGAAAAAAAATACAACAAAGACATTCCTGTAGTTGTTGCCGGTGGAATAAGTGACAAAAATAAGGTAAAACATGCTTTTGACTTGGGGGCACAAGGAGTTCAGGTAGCAACAAGATTTGTGCCAACTAAAGAATGTGATGCAGATGAAAATTACAAAAAAGAATATATCAAGGCCAAAAAAGAAGATATAGTAATAGTAAAAAGTCCTGTTGGAATGCCAGGCCGAGCCATAAAAAATAAATTTATGGAAAAAGTAATAAATGGTGAAAAATTTACACCAAAGAAATGTTTAGGTTGCCTTGCAAGATGTAATCCTAAAGAAATTCCTTATTGCATAACAGAAAGATTAATATATGCAGCAAAGGGAAAAACAGATGAGGCGTTACTTTTTTGCGGAGCAGATGCGTACAAAGTTAATAAAATTACAACTGTAAAGAAGGTATTTAAAGAACTGCTGGAAGAAAAAGAAGTTTAA
- the fabZ gene encoding 3-hydroxyacyl-ACP dehydratase FabZ: MLGIKEIEEIIPHRHPFLLIDYIEDYKPGEYAVGYKCVTFREDFFRGHFPQEPVMPGVLTIEALAQVGAVAILSQEGFKGKTAFFGGINKCRFKGKVVPGDKLKLETKIIKQKGPMGIGQAIASVDGKVVAKAELTFMVG; the protein is encoded by the coding sequence ATGTTAGGAATTAAAGAAATAGAAGAAATTATTCCCCATAGACATCCTTTTCTTTTAATAGATTATATTGAAGACTATAAGCCGGGGGAGTATGCCGTTGGTTATAAATGCGTAACCTTTAGAGAAGATTTTTTTAGGGGGCATTTTCCACAGGAGCCGGTTATGCCGGGAGTACTTACTATAGAGGCCCTTGCGCAGGTTGGAGCGGTGGCAATACTTAGTCAGGAAGGTTTTAAGGGAAAGACTGCATTCTTTGGTGGAATAAATAAATGTAGATTTAAAGGAAAAGTAGTGCCAGGGGACAAATTAAAACTTGAAACAAAAATTATTAAGCAGAAAGGACCTATGGGAATAGGCCAGGCAATAGCAAGCGTAGACGGAAAAGTTGTGGCAAAAGCAGAACTTACATTTATGGTTGGGTAA
- a CDS encoding alanine/glycine:cation symporter family protein, whose translation MMSDFTDFLVKVDDLVWGIPLIVLILAAGIYLTFRLRLLQIVHLPKALKYMFKNEEDGHGEVSSFGALCTALSATIGTGNIVGVATAIGCTALGTAVGGPGALFWMWVAAFFGMATKYAEGFLAVRYRTIDEEGHVLGGPFYYIENGMGHKWKWLAKVFSFFGACVGLFGIGTFTQVNGIASAVQSFFDPNKEDTVSILGTDYSIAIVITAFALAICVGLVVIGGIKRISSVSQVIVPFMAILYIVTVLVLIVTNIEKLPGALATIVEYAFGVKAVAGGVLSSIAISMQKGIARGIFSNEAGLGSAPIAAAAAKTKEPVRQGLVTMTGTFIDTIIVCTLTGLSIVMMDSYKVVGLEGVQVTTHAFQNGLSFLPAEVSSFILMVCLVFFAFTTILGWDYYGERCLEYLSNKSKTAVQVYRWLYILAVFIGPYMTVKAVWTIADIFNGLMAIPNIIALFTLSGVVAKETKEHFEKKKQESK comes from the coding sequence ATTATGAGCGATTTTACAGATTTTTTAGTTAAGGTAGATGATTTAGTTTGGGGAATCCCACTTATTGTGTTGATTCTTGCAGCAGGCATCTACCTTACTTTTCGGTTAAGACTATTACAGATAGTGCATTTGCCTAAGGCACTTAAGTATATGTTTAAGAACGAAGAAGACGGACATGGGGAAGTTAGTAGTTTTGGAGCACTATGTACAGCATTATCAGCAACAATCGGTACAGGTAACATTGTAGGTGTAGCAACAGCCATCGGATGTACAGCACTTGGTACTGCAGTAGGTGGACCGGGAGCGTTATTTTGGATGTGGGTAGCAGCATTCTTTGGAATGGCTACTAAGTATGCAGAAGGATTTTTGGCAGTTCGTTACAGAACTATTGATGAGGAAGGTCATGTTCTTGGTGGACCGTTCTATTACATAGAAAATGGTATGGGACATAAGTGGAAATGGCTTGCAAAAGTTTTTTCGTTTTTTGGAGCTTGTGTAGGTTTATTTGGTATCGGAACATTTACACAGGTTAACGGAATCGCATCAGCAGTTCAGTCTTTTTTTGATCCTAACAAAGAAGATACAGTTAGTATTTTAGGAACTGATTATTCAATAGCCATAGTTATTACAGCTTTTGCATTAGCTATTTGTGTAGGTTTAGTTGTCATTGGTGGTATTAAGAGAATATCAAGTGTTTCTCAGGTTATAGTACCATTTATGGCTATATTATATATCGTTACAGTATTAGTTTTGATTGTAACTAATATTGAAAAACTTCCGGGAGCATTAGCAACAATTGTTGAATATGCTTTTGGTGTTAAAGCAGTGGCAGGTGGTGTATTGTCTTCAATAGCAATATCAATGCAGAAAGGTATTGCAAGAGGTATTTTCTCTAACGAAGCCGGACTTGGTTCAGCACCTATTGCAGCTGCAGCAGCAAAAACAAAAGAACCTGTTCGTCAGGGACTTGTAACAATGACAGGTACATTTATTGATACAATCATTGTTTGTACATTAACAGGTCTTTCAATTGTAATGATGGACTCATATAAAGTGGTAGGACTTGAAGGAGTTCAGGTAACAACACATGCATTCCAGAATGGTTTAAGTTTCTTACCTGCCGAAGTTTCATCATTTATCTTAATGGTATGTTTGGTATTCTTCGCATTCACAACAATCCTTGGTTGGGATTACTATGGTGAAAGATGTTTGGAATACTTATCAAACAAGAGCAAAACAGCAGTTCAGGTATACAGATGGTTATACATCTTAGCAGTATTTATCGGACCATATATGACTGTAAAGGCAGTATGGACAATTGCCGATATCTTTAACGGATTAATGGCAATACCAAATATTATTGCATTATTTACATTAAGTGGTGTAGTTGCAAAAGAAACAAAAGAACACTTTGAAAAAAAGAAACAGGAAAGTAAATAG
- a CDS encoding NUDIX hydrolase N-terminal domain-containing protein — protein MTINDKWIDFAIRLQSIAQAGLQYGKDKYDKERYEEIRSIAAEMISVKTDISVERVYDLFCNETGYQTPKVDTRAAVFIDGKILLVHENNGTWSLPGGWCDVNQSVASNTEKEVREESGLTVKSEKIIAVQDWRKHNVTNYAYGVIKIFVQCKYEFGEFEKNIETTEIGFFGKDEIPENLAVEKCTREQLLMCFEAYGNPEMPTIFE, from the coding sequence ATAACAATAAACGATAAATGGATTGATTTTGCAATTCGTCTTCAAAGCATAGCGCAGGCAGGATTGCAATATGGAAAAGATAAATATGATAAGGAGCGTTATGAGGAAATAAGGAGTATTGCGGCTGAAATGATTTCAGTTAAAACGGACATTTCGGTAGAAAGAGTTTATGACTTGTTTTGCAATGAAACAGGGTATCAAACACCTAAGGTTGATACGAGAGCAGCAGTATTCATTGACGGAAAGATTCTTCTTGTTCACGAAAATAATGGCACATGGTCTTTGCCGGGAGGTTGGTGTGATGTTAACCAGTCGGTGGCTTCTAATACGGAGAAGGAAGTTAGAGAAGAGTCAGGATTAACTGTAAAATCAGAAAAAATCATTGCAGTTCAGGATTGGCGAAAACATAACGTGACAAATTATGCTTATGGTGTAATCAAGATTTTTGTTCAGTGTAAATATGAATTCGGTGAGTTTGAGAAAAACATAGAAACAACGGAGATAGGATTTTTTGGGAAAGATGAAATACCTGAAAATCTTGCTGTGGAAAAATGTACAAGAGAGCAGTTGTTGATGTGTTTTGAAGCATATGGAAATCCTGAAATGCCAACAATATTTGAATAA
- a CDS encoding ATP-binding protein, whose protein sequence is MSYEKRKGNNNVLFERFYRTDKSRNSQTGGTGIGLSIAKGIVQNHKGKINAFSDDGKSLRITVEF, encoded by the coding sequence ATAAGTTATGAAAAACGGAAAGGAAACAACAATGTGTTGTTTGAAAGATTTTACAGAACTGATAAATCAAGAAATTCACAAACAGGTGGAACAGGAATTGGTCTTTCAATAGCCAAGGGAATAGTCCAAAACCACAAGGGCAAGATTAATGCTTTCAGTGATGATGGAAAGAGCTTAAGAATTACAGTAGAATTTTAA
- a CDS encoding MATE family efflux transporter, with product MAESNKMRKMPVNKLMVQMGLPMILSMALQAVYNIVDSAFVGNMKTGSEAALNALTLVFPVQMLMVAVGIGTGVGTNALLARTLGQGNNKKAAKVAGNSLFLGAIIYAVCLLFGIFGVKIYISSQTVDSQVISMGTSYLRICCVISFGIIFFSLFEKLLQATGRSLYSTIGQVVGAVVNIILDPIMIYGIGPVPEMGVEGAAYATVIGQISSALLLFVFHIKLNKEFEHEFKYMKPEGRIIKEIYSIGLPAIIAQALMSIMVYVMNLILKFSPSAQTAYGLFYKVQQFVLFLAFGLRDAITPIIAFAYGMGSKKRIKDGIKYGLAYTMALMILGIAITEVFPGAFATLFNAGESREYFIWAMRIISISFIFAGINVAYQGIYQALDGGIESLIISLIRQLVLILPLAGIFSIFVRNGQMGVSLIWWAFPITEIVACLVGYVFLKRIIKDRVESLS from the coding sequence ATGGCAGAAAGTAACAAGATGAGGAAAATGCCGGTAAATAAGTTAATGGTTCAGATGGGGTTACCAATGATTTTGTCAATGGCATTGCAGGCAGTTTACAATATTGTGGACAGTGCTTTTGTAGGAAATATGAAGACAGGAAGTGAGGCGGCACTTAATGCACTTACGCTGGTTTTTCCGGTTCAGATGCTTATGGTTGCAGTTGGTATTGGTACAGGTGTTGGAACTAACGCACTTCTTGCAAGAACTTTGGGACAGGGAAATAATAAAAAAGCCGCAAAAGTTGCAGGAAACAGTTTATTTCTTGGAGCAATTATTTATGCAGTATGTTTGCTGTTTGGAATTTTTGGGGTGAAAATATATATTTCATCACAGACAGTTGATTCACAAGTTATTTCAATGGGGACAAGTTATCTTAGAATATGTTGTGTTATTTCTTTTGGAATTATTTTCTTTTCATTATTTGAAAAGTTATTGCAGGCAACAGGTCGTTCACTTTATTCTACAATAGGTCAGGTTGTGGGAGCAGTGGTAAATATTATTTTAGATCCAATTATGATTTATGGTATTGGACCTGTTCCTGAAATGGGCGTAGAGGGAGCTGCTTATGCAACTGTAATAGGTCAGATTTCATCAGCACTGTTATTGTTTGTTTTTCATATAAAGTTAAATAAAGAATTTGAGCATGAATTTAAATATATGAAGCCTGAAGGCAGAATAATTAAGGAAATATATTCAATTGGACTGCCGGCAATTATTGCACAGGCACTTATGTCGATAATGGTTTATGTAATGAACCTGATTTTGAAATTTAGTCCGTCAGCCCAGACAGCATATGGACTTTTCTACAAAGTGCAGCAGTTTGTACTATTCCTTGCATTTGGACTTAGAGATGCTATAACACCTATAATAGCTTTTGCTTATGGAATGGGTAGCAAAAAGAGAATCAAAGATGGCATCAAATATGGTCTTGCATACACAATGGCGTTAATGATTCTAGGAATTGCTATTACAGAAGTATTTCCGGGAGCTTTTGCAACATTATTTAATGCAGGAGAGTCAAGAGAATATTTTATCTGGGCAATGAGAATTATTTCTATTAGCTTTATTTTCGCAGGAATAAATGTGGCATATCAGGGAATTTATCAGGCACTGGACGGAGGAATTGAGTCACTTATAATTTCATTAATAAGGCAGCTAGTACTTATATTGCCATTGGCAGGAATTTTCTCAATATTTGTAAGAAATGGCCAGATGGGAGTATCATTAATATGGTGGGCATTTCCAATAACAGAGATTGTGGCGTGTCTGGTAGGATATGTGTTCTTAAAGAGAATAATAAAGGATAGAGTGGAAAGTTTGAGTTAG
- a CDS encoding acetyl-CoA carboxylase carboxyltransferase subunit alpha, with the protein MKFKKLFDRKNKDYVTIKVNTSNVPDGLLRKCKKCSSIVLAEDVKNNNYICPKCGGYFRVHAYRRIEMVVDKDSFEPMFEGLNTRNPLKMKGYEAKVQALRDKTGLDEAVTTGRATIGGNSVAIAVCDGRFLMASMGEVVGEKIAKTVEYATKENIPVIIFACSGGARMQEGMVSLMQMAKTSAALKRHSESGNLYISVLTDPTTGGVTASFAMLGDIILAEPKALIGFAGPRVIEQTIGQKLPKGFQRSEFLLEHGFIDGIVERKKLRNRLITILTLHKKDDKSYTDNFNIKKEKSTMAQKKRESIKMITESVKKSAWDRVLASRMNDRPIASDYIDLLFDDFVEFHGDRYFKDDQAIIGGIASFHGMPVTVIAQEKGHNTKENLEHNFGMPSPDGYRKALRLMKQAEKFNRPVICFVDTPGAFCGLEAEERGQGEAIARNLFEMSSLRTPILSIVIGEGGSGGALALAVADEVWMMENAVYSILSPEGYASILWKDSKRAKEAAGAMKMTAKDLKEMGIVKKVFFEPEKYTTDTLPKITEKMDKEIVKFLAEKTKITKEQLVDERYNFFSNGY; encoded by the coding sequence ATGAAATTTAAAAAGTTATTTGATAGAAAAAATAAAGATTACGTTACAATTAAGGTCAACACTTCCAATGTGCCAGACGGTCTTCTCAGAAAGTGCAAGAAGTGTAGCTCTATTGTTTTGGCTGAAGATGTGAAGAATAATAATTATATTTGTCCTAAGTGTGGCGGTTATTTCAGGGTTCATGCTTACAGGAGAATTGAGATGGTTGTGGATAAGGATAGTTTTGAGCCTATGTTTGAAGGACTTAATACAAGAAATCCATTGAAGATGAAAGGCTATGAAGCAAAAGTTCAGGCGTTAAGGGATAAGACTGGGCTTGATGAGGCTGTTACAACAGGAAGAGCCACAATTGGTGGCAATTCGGTGGCTATTGCCGTTTGTGACGGGCGTTTCCTTATGGCAAGTATGGGTGAAGTTGTAGGGGAGAAGATTGCAAAAACTGTGGAGTATGCAACAAAAGAAAATATTCCGGTTATTATTTTTGCCTGCTCAGGTGGAGCAAGAATGCAGGAGGGAATGGTTTCTCTTATGCAGATGGCAAAGACTTCAGCAGCGTTGAAAAGACATAGTGAATCAGGAAATTTATATATTTCAGTTTTGACTGATCCAACTACAGGAGGCGTTACTGCAAGCTTTGCAATGCTTGGTGATATTATTTTGGCGGAGCCTAAAGCGTTAATCGGTTTCGCGGGACCAAGGGTAATTGAGCAGACTATTGGGCAGAAATTGCCTAAAGGTTTTCAAAGGTCAGAGTTTCTTTTGGAACATGGTTTTATTGATGGGATAGTGGAGCGAAAAAAATTAAGAAATAGGTTAATAACAATTCTTACTTTGCATAAAAAAGATGATAAGTCTTACACAGATAATTTTAACATAAAAAAAGAAAAATCAACAATGGCTCAGAAGAAAAGAGAATCGATTAAAATGATTACTGAGTCAGTTAAAAAGTCAGCTTGGGATAGGGTTTTGGCGTCAAGAATGAATGATAGACCTATTGCCAGCGACTATATAGATTTGCTTTTTGATGATTTTGTAGAATTTCATGGAGACAGATATTTTAAGGATGATCAGGCAATAATCGGTGGCATTGCATCTTTTCATGGAATGCCGGTTACGGTAATTGCACAGGAAAAAGGTCATAACACAAAAGAGAATCTTGAACATAATTTTGGAATGCCATCACCTGACGGATATAGAAAGGCTTTACGATTGATGAAACAGGCAGAGAAATTTAACCGACCGGTAATTTGTTTTGTGGACACACCGGGAGCATTCTGTGGCTTGGAAGCAGAGGAGCGCGGTCAGGGAGAGGCAATTGCAAGAAATCTTTTTGAAATGTCATCACTTAGAACACCGATTCTTTCAATAGTAATTGGAGAAGGTGGAAGTGGCGGTGCGTTGGCTTTGGCTGTTGCAGATGAAGTATGGATGATGGAAAATGCAGTTTATTCAATTTTGTCTCCGGAAGGTTATGCCAGTATTCTCTGGAAGGACAGCAAGAGGGCTAAGGAAGCCGCAGGAGCAATGAAAATGACTGCAAAAGATTTAAAAGAAATGGGAATAGTTAAGAAGGTTTTCTTTGAACCTGAAAAATATACAACGGATACGTTACCTAAAATTACGGAAAAAATGGATAAAGAAATTGTGAAATTCCTTGCTGAAAAAACAAAAATTACTAAGGAACAATTAGTAGATGAAAGATACAACTTTTTTAGCAATGGATATTAG
- a CDS encoding acetyl-CoA carboxylase biotin carboxylase subunit produces MIQKLLIANRGEIAVRIIRACREMGIETVAVYSKADKDALHTQLADEAICIGETKASESYLNMESIISATIATGADAIHPGFGFLSENSKFARLCEQCNIIFIGPKSDVMYNLGNKSVARKTMIEANVPVIPGSEEQIYDSKTGKKIADQVGYPVIIKAALGGGGKGMRVAYDPEEFEQAFNAAKKESEAAFDDGTMYIEHFVENPRHIEFQILADKFGNVIHLGERDCSIQRNHQKMIEESPSVILSDELRKKMGDTAVRAAKAAKYENAGTIEFLLDKDKFYFMEMNTRIQVEHPVTETVTGIDLIKEQIKIADGQPLSYKQKDIKINGHAIECRINAENPLLNFRPSPGVITDLYLPGGNGVRIDSAVYNGYEVTPYYDSMLAKLIVHGENREEAIKKMISALGEVIVEGIDTNVDYLYSILNDSVFQSGHFDVNFIENFNKNIENIA; encoded by the coding sequence ATGATTCAGAAACTTTTAATTGCAAACAGAGGTGAAATAGCAGTAAGGATAATAAGAGCATGTAGAGAAATGGGTATTGAGACTGTAGCTGTATATTCAAAGGCAGACAAAGATGCACTTCACACACAATTAGCAGATGAAGCTATTTGTATAGGGGAAACAAAGGCAAGTGAAAGTTATTTAAATATGGAAAGTATAATTAGCGCAACAATTGCAACAGGTGCAGATGCAATTCATCCCGGATTTGGTTTTTTATCAGAAAATAGCAAATTTGCCAGATTATGCGAGCAGTGCAATATTATTTTTATTGGACCAAAATCAGATGTAATGTATAATCTGGGAAACAAGTCAGTTGCAAGAAAAACAATGATAGAGGCCAATGTACCTGTAATTCCAGGAAGTGAAGAACAGATATATGATAGCAAAACGGGAAAGAAAATAGCAGACCAGGTTGGATATCCGGTAATCATAAAAGCAGCTTTAGGTGGCGGTGGAAAAGGAATGCGTGTGGCGTATGACCCTGAAGAATTTGAACAGGCATTTAACGCAGCCAAAAAAGAAAGCGAAGCAGCTTTTGATGATGGAACAATGTATATAGAACATTTTGTGGAAAATCCAAGACATATAGAATTTCAAATATTAGCAGACAAATTTGGCAATGTAATCCATTTAGGAGAGCGTGACTGTTCAATTCAGCGAAATCATCAGAAAATGATAGAAGAATCTCCAAGTGTAATTCTGTCAGATGAATTAAGAAAAAAAATGGGCGACACAGCAGTACGTGCCGCGAAAGCAGCAAAATACGAAAACGCAGGAACAATAGAGTTCCTTTTGGATAAAGACAAATTCTATTTTATGGAAATGAACACAAGAATACAGGTTGAACATCCTGTAACAGAAACAGTAACAGGAATAGACCTAATAAAAGAACAAATAAAAATAGCAGATGGGCAACCACTATCATACAAACAAAAAGACATAAAAATAAATGGTCATGCCATAGAATGCAGAATAAATGCAGAAAATCCACTACTAAACTTTAGACCATCACCGGGAGTAATAACCGACCTATACCTACCGGGAGGTAACGGAGTCAGAATAGACTCAGCAGTATACAACGGCTATGAAGTAACACCATACTACGACTCAATGCTGGCCAAACTAATAGTACATGGAGAAAACAGAGAAGAAGCCATAAAGAAAATGATAAGCGCACTGGGAGAAGTAATCGTAGAAGGAATCGACACAAACGTGGACTACTTGTATAGCATTCTCAATGATTCAGTTTTCCAAAGTGGACACTTTGATGTAAACTTTATAGAAAATTTCAACAAAAACATTGAAAACATAGCATAA
- a CDS encoding MarR family winged helix-turn-helix transcriptional regulator translates to MERLMTTFEKINDVLVHLFQEIWELEEKAIITEEFKDITNNDMHIIEAVGLGEGNNMTTIAKKMKITVGSLTTSMNSLVKKHYVERNRSEEDRRIVNITLTEKGIKAYKHHEEFHEKMSQAAISEMSEDEVKVLLKSLNNLSKFFHSYDNE, encoded by the coding sequence ATGGAGAGATTGATGACAACATTTGAAAAAATTAATGATGTATTAGTGCATTTATTCCAGGAAATATGGGAACTGGAAGAAAAGGCGATTATAACTGAAGAATTTAAAGATATAACAAACAATGATATGCATATTATTGAGGCCGTAGGACTTGGCGAAGGCAATAATATGACAACAATTGCCAAGAAGATGAAGATAACTGTGGGCTCGCTTACAACTTCTATGAACAGTCTTGTAAAGAAGCACTATGTTGAGCGAAACAGAAGCGAGGAAGACAGAAGAATTGTTAATATAACTTTAACAGAAAAAGGTATAAAGGCTTATAAACATCATGAAGAGTTTCATGAGAAAATGTCACAGGCAGCTATTAGTGAAATGAGCGAAGATGAAGTAAAGGTACTTCTAAAAAGCCTGAATAATCTGTCAAAGTTCTTTCATTCATATGATAATGAATAA
- a CDS encoding DUF2007 domain-containing protein has protein sequence MKEVYATNNEVEIQMLVGLLESQGIFAQVHADGAGGYLRVQGADFNIFKRVVVRDEDWSRALSIAKENGFEKKKNTTKIDRTYVWAARITLVIFLVIILSGIFYGMMQ, from the coding sequence ATGAAAGAAGTATACGCAACAAACAACGAAGTTGAGATTCAGATGCTTGTAGGTCTTTTGGAAAGTCAGGGGATTTTTGCACAGGTACATGCAGATGGAGCAGGTGGATATCTTAGAGTCCAAGGTGCAGATTTTAATATTTTCAAACGAGTTGTAGTTAGAGATGAAGATTGGAGCAGAGCACTAAGCATAGCGAAAGAGAATGGCTTCGAAAAGAAGAAAAACACAACAAAGATAGATAGAACCTATGTATGGGCAGCAAGAATTACACTTGTTATATTTTTAGTGATAATATTGTCAGGCATTTTTTATGGAATGATGCAGTGA